In Mytilus galloprovincialis chromosome 1, xbMytGall1.hap1.1, whole genome shotgun sequence, the following are encoded in one genomic region:
- the LOC143060263 gene encoding prostaglandin E2 receptor EP4 subtype-like — MFGFIGNTSGIPQSSATQPYNQTNETEYTSNIHNTVIISGVMFGAGVLGNILALIVLIRSEPEQKRTIFYRLVAGLCITDFLGITLTSPVVLAVYINNLQWIGGTAMCSYFGYVMIFASFATMLIVCSMSIERVFCIIYPLIYNTRSSTKHATMILIFCWTIAACFAALPFLGFGQLVLHYPRTWCFVDYFTNDPVDKVFNYLFALLAIVVIIVTVCCNLTVMFTLTKRQCHHVSKYGRSKYGSNSKRFNECQMLVQLVGVTIVFSACYMPLMARIIINQTGLLPRHFLLDLFVIRIASLNQILDPWVYILLRRELLWKVISGFKTLCRIGQNQPEDINPMKCNLDIENDTCCMFCYHCLCDPPRVKRPRPDSMYSMYSYDLETLHPSTPTLIRSRSLHQNGRDSHISMKPVNISAQHSLKQNFVDSVVDRS, encoded by the exons ATGTTTGGTTTCATTGGGAACACAAGTGGCATTCCACAGTCATCAGCAACTCAACCATATAATCAGACCAACGAAACGGAGTATACTTCAAATATACATAATACGGTTATTATTTCGGGTGTGATGTTTGGAGCAGGAGTTTTGGGAAACATTTTGGCTCTTATTGTGTTGATTAGATCTGAGCCTGAACAGAAGAGAACGATATTTTATCGATTAGTAGCCGGACTCTGTATCACGGACTTTCTGGGTATTACATTAACATCACCCGTTGTGTTAGCCGTGTATATAAACAACCTACAATGGATAGGTGGGACAGCTATGTGTAGTTACTTTGGCTATGTCATGATCTTTGCCAGTTTTGCAACAATGCTGATAGTGTGTAGCATGTCTATAGAGAGGGTGTTTTGTATAATATACCCTCTAATATATAATACTCGTTCGTCAACAAAACATGCTACCATGATTTTGATATTCTGCTGGACTATAGCAGCATGTTTTGCAGCACTCCCATTCCTAGGCTTTGGACAATTAGTACTACATTACCCTAGAACGTGGTGTTTTGTCGATTATTTCACTAATGACCCAGTAGATAAAGTATTTAACTATTTATTCGCATTGTTAGCCATTGTCGTCATTATCGTAACCGTCTGCTGTAACTTAACTGTTATGTTCACCTTGACAAAACGTCAATGTCATCACGTGTCAAAGTACGGAAGATCCAAATATGGTAGTAACTCTAAACGCTTCAATGAATGTCAGATGTTAGTACAATTAGTTGGAGTCACCATAGTATTTAGCGCGTGTTATATGCCTCTTATG gcaAGAATTATTATAAACCAAACAGGATTATTACCACGACATTTTCTTTTGGATTTATTCGTGATAAGAATTGCATCACTAAATCAAATTCTAGATCCGTGGGTCTATATTTTATTGCGGAGGGAACTTTTATGGAAAGTGATATCAGGCTTTAAAACATTATGTCGAATTGGACAAAATCAACCAGAAGATATTAATCCGATGAAATGCAACTTAGACATAGAGAATGATACGTGCTGTATGTTTTGTTATCACTGTTTATGTGACCCTCCTCGTGTGAAACGTCCAAGACCAGACTCAATGTACTCCATGTACTCATATGACCTTGAGACTCTACACCCATCAACTCCAACTCTCATTAGGAGTAGATCACTACATCAGAACGGTAGAGATAGCCATATCTCTATGAAACCAGTGAACATATCTGCACAGcacagtttaaaacaaaact